From Anopheles darlingi chromosome 2, idAnoDarlMG_H_01, whole genome shotgun sequence, the proteins below share one genomic window:
- the LOC125949797 gene encoding neurogenic protein mastermind-like isoform X5, translated as MMNNSSGDEQVECPLCMEPLEVDDLNFYPCTCGYQICRFCWHRIRTDENELCPACRKAYPENPADFTPLSQEQIAAFKAEKRQRDQQRRAKISENRKHLANVRVVQKNLVFVVGLPPRLADPEILKKHEYFGKYGKIHKVVINPSTAYAGVQGPSASAYVTYINNNDALRAIHSVNNIMIDGRLIKTSLGTTKYCSHFMKNQTCPKPDCMYLHELGDQEASFTKEEMHQGKHQEYEKRLHDAMQAQLGLTSAGGAGSGAGSGNGSSNTAGATSATAVAASLVPSTAAAVVASTIAPSAGTTAAAVAAATAANKENATNRKHETKSRSKGGKNKQQQQQQQQQQHNNKNSHDNSSNHRDSTTTVTSANGVAVAATAGKGAPLVNGKGGKAASNKQRNSAAAAVSSHDATTNGHKEVQNNNKNLKQHQQKLQQQQQQQQLILSSSNDEEGSESKVQNKKHETNAPPNTTTTERGAANGTNGHIINDLDDDDDELDFEDLDNDALSSDNDGKTDSPSLSSTESSRNGGDSGTLSETASGKSSPGVYTSEPTLANGEGGNVILAGEGDESAALNAAATSEMLSTENVVEGGIDAGDVGHPSSSSSPSSTSTSSEKGVEILNSENSDTAVSSSTSLHANNSNGDSPLVIDSSAMSKLSLTSTTNVNGSSIMHQSSKFTNGNGGSTTNLIEASARFSKLTGTGGLLDDNSSFFSYDSFDLRGKQQSATDLALNGGNNQNGLTSSQLPDLLTGTNDQHAKELLKSMGNLQQQQHQQQQQQQHASQHHQQHQHQQHLFQHAARFHQHLNVNGLGGLIGNGDVGGIMGGAPSEDLEATLSKYVLRNKLDDQHEEWLRLQQEQQKRNHLNNGLNGLPQFINFNEFGMNDFMHKTNVIQGNFLSQQQQQQQQQQQQQQQQQQLRLHSDMGQMYGNTNMSKLNKFFDFHKNQQQQQQQQQQQQFLLNGQQNSLSQAVDMNLVNLLENNRLNGHFLDQHNGLLGSQLQKQRLMNLNAHNLLVSGGNPQQHAAAAAAAAAAAAAAAVSHQPSSQQQQASSRMPQQQQQQQQQPQQQQMPQYSQNPTVDDELGFDPFLETQKALAELMNDEMNQQQLPQNAAANHGKLLENVQQQQQQQQQQQQQQQHQQQRTRMPPPGFNHMNAFGFGVPRAQGSKILPFMNGGGMPLPNGQQQPSQNGNWNKQQMQQQQFMGFQPNEPNHLAQQQAQQNGLNKAAYGNNFPDWTSLDPAIVSYRQFSFMNGPNQQAAGGDMFLNAQQQQQQQQQMNQQQNLQPGQGFGHHGLNLQSNLMGQQQQQANPQLNFSHANWLNGEQNVYMNGLANGGAFPNGFDKFSIPMPPGFQNNVPGNNKQKAECIN; from the exons ATGATGAACAACAGTAGCGGTGATGAGCAGGTCGAGTGCCCGCTGTGCATGGAACCGCTGGAGGTCGACGATCTGAACTTCTATCCCTGTACCTGCGGATATCAG ATCTGTCGCTTCTGCTGGCACCGGATCCGCACGGACGAGAACGAGCTGTGCCCGGCATGCAGGAAGGCGTATCCGGAGAATCCGGCCGATTTTACGCCCCTGTCGCAGGAGCAGATCGCAGCGTTCAAGGCGGAAAAGCGTCAACGGGACCAGCAGCGGAGGGCGAAGATCTCCGAAAACCGGAAGCACCTCGCGAACGTGCGGGTTGTGCAGAAGAATCTGGTGTTCGTCGTGGGGCTACCACCGAGATTGGCCGATCCGGAG ATTCTGAAGAAGCATGAATACTTCGGAAAATATGGGAAAATCCATAAAGTGGTCATTAACCCTAGTACGGCGTACGCGGGGGTGCAG GGTCCCTCGGCGTCGGCGTACGTGAcgtacatcaacaacaacgacgcgtTACGAGCGATCCATAGCGTCAATAACATCATGATCGATGGGCGATTGATAAAGACGAGCTTAGGTACGACGAAGTACTGTAGCCACTTTATGAAAAACCAAACCTGTCCCAAGCCGGACTGCATGTACTTGCACGAGCTGGGCGACCAGGAGGCTAGCTTTACGAAGGAG GAGATGCATCAAGGGAAGCATCAGGAGTATGAGAAGCGATTGCATGATGCCATGCAGGCTCAGTTAGGTCTGACGTCGGCAGGGGGTGCGGGTAGCGGTGCTGGAAGCGGTAATGGCTCTAGCAATACTGCTGGCGCGACATCTGCGACCGCGGTAGCGGCCAGCCTCGTGCCGTCCACGGCAGCGGCTGTCGTAGCGTCGACGATCGCGCCATCGGCTggaacgacggcggcggcggtggcagcagcaactgcag CAAATAAAGAGAACGCTACCAACCGAaagcacgaaacgaaatctCGCTCGAAGGGTGGCAagaacaagcaacagcagcagcaacagcagcagcagcaacacaacaacaaaaatagtCACGACAATTCCAGTAATCATAGAGATAGTACAACTACCGTGACTAGTGCCaacggtgttgctgttgcagctacTGCCGGCAAGGGTGCTCCGCTTGTCAATGGTAAGGGCGGGAAGGCGGCCAGCAACAAGCAGCGCaatagtgctgctgccgccgtttcATCACACGACGCTACCACCAATGGCCACAAGGAGGTGCagaacaataacaaaaacctcaagcagcaccagcaaaagcttcaacagcagcaacagcagcagcagctcattctcagcagcagcaacgacgaggaGGGTAGTGAGTCGaaagtgcaaaacaaaaagcatgAAACGAATGCACCACCGAACACGACAACGACTGAGCGCGGAGCAGCGAACGGTACTAACGGCCATATCATCAACGatctcgatgacgacgacgacgagctcgaCTTTGAGGATCTAGACAACGACGCACTGTCGTCGGATAATGATGGCAAAACGGATTCACCTTCGCTCAG TAGCACGGAATCGTCACGAAATGGTGGCGACAGTGGAACACTCAGTGAGACGGCTAGTGGCAAGAGTTCACCGGGTGTGTATACCTCTGAACCTACGCTGGCGAACGGAGAAGGTGGAAATGTGATACTCGCTGGCGAAGGCGACGAGAGCGCAGCACTCAACGCGGCTGCTACGAGCGAAATGCTATCGACAGAAAACGTGGTAGAAGGCGGAATTGATGCGGGTGATGTGGGCCATCCTAGTAGTTCCTCTTCACCCTCCTCTACTTCAACTTCCTCGGAGAAGGGGGTGGAGATACTGAACAGTGAAAACTCCGACACCGCCGTATCATCGTCGACGTCACTCCATgctaacaacagcaacggtgacTCGCCGCTGGTTATTGACAGCTCAGCGATGAGCAAACTGTCTCTTACCAGTACCACGAACgtgaacggcagcagcatcatgcacCAGAGCAGTAAGTTCACCAATGGCAATGGTGGAAGCACTACCAACTTGATCGAGGCGTCAGCACGGTTCAGCAAACTGACCGGCACTGGCGGGCTTCTCGATGACAACAGCAGCTTTTTCTCGTACGATTCCTTCGACCTGCGGGGCAAGCAGCAATCGGCAACTGACCTCG CTCTTAATGGTGGTAACAACCAGAATGGTCTAACGTCGTCTCAGTTGCCTGATCTCCTGACCGGTACAAATGATCAGCACGCCAAGGAATTGCTCAAAAGCATGGGCaatctacagcagcagcaacatcagcaacagcagcagcagcaacatgcatcacaacaccatcagcaacatcagcaccagcagcatctgttCCAGCATGCTGCCCGCTTCCATCAACACCTTAACGTTAACGGGCTCGGTGGGCTCATCGGTaatggtgatgttggtggcaTTATGGGAGGTGCTCCAAGCGAAGATCTTGAGGCTACGCTTAGCAAATACGTTCTGCGCAACAAGTTGGACGATCAGCACGAAGAGTGGTTACgcctgcagcaggagcaacagaaaCGCAACCATCTAAACAATGGACTCAACGGACTGCCGCAATTCATCAATTTTAACG AGTTTGGAATGAACGATTTCATGCACAAAACGAACGTCATTCAAGGCAACTTCCTTagtcaacaacagcagcagcaacagcagcaacaacagcagcaacagcagcagcagcagttacgATTACATTCGGATATGGGCCAAATGTATGGCAATACCAACATGTCCAAGTTGAACAaattcttcgattttcacaaaaatcaacaacaacagcagcagcaacagcagcaacaacaattttTACTCAACGGACAACAAAATTCGCTCTCGCAGGCGGTAGACATGAACCTAGTAAATCTCCTGGAAAACAACCGATTGAACGGTCATTTCCTAGATCAACACAATG GTTTGTTGGGATCGCAGCTACAAAAGCAACGGCTAATGAATCTGAACGCTCACAATCTGCTCGTCAGTGGTGGCAACCCGcaacagcatgcagcagcggcagcagcagcagcagctgcggcagcCGCGGCCGCAGTCTCGCACCAACCATcctcacagcaacagcaagctaGCAGCAGaatgccacagcagcagcagcagcagcaacagcaaccccagcagcaacaaatgccGCAGTATTCACAAAACCCTACGGTTGATGACGAGCTAGGATTCGATCCGTTCCTCGAAACCCAGAAAGCGTTGGCCGAGTTGATGAATGACGAAATGAATCAACAGCAGCTACCACAAAATGCCGCCGCCAATCACGGCAAGCTATTGGAGAacgtccagcagcaacagcaacagcagcagcagcagcaacaacagcagcagcatcaacagcagcgcacGAGAATGCCACCACCGGGCTTCAATCACATGAATGCATTCGGTTTTGGCGTACCGCGAGCTCAAG GAAGCAAAATCCTGCCCTTCATGAATGGCGGAGGCATGCCGTTGCCGaacggacagcagcaaccatcgcagAATGGCAACTGGAACAAACaacagatgcagcagcaacagtttatGGGTttccaaccgaacgaaccgaatcATCTGGCTCAGCAGCAGGCTCAACAGAACGGTCTCAACAAAGCAG CTTATGGCAATAACTTTCCCGACTGGACGTCGCTCGATCCGGCCATCGTCTCGTACCGCCAGTTTTCATTTATGAACGGCCCCAACCAGCAGGCGGCCGGTGGCGACATGTTCCTGAacgcccagcagcaacagcagcagcagcagcaaatgaatcAGCAACAAAATCTACAACCTGGACAAG GTTTCGGACACCATGGTCTCAACTTGCAGTCGAACTTGATgggtcaacagcaacagcaagctaATCCACAG CTTAACTTCTCTCACGCCAACTGGCTCAACGGGGAGCAGAATGTCTACATGAATGGCCTAGCCAATGGCGGAGCCTTTCCGAATGGCTTCGACAAGTTCTCCATCCCAATGCCCCCGGGATTCCAAAATAATGTGCCCGGTAACAACAAGCAGAAGGCCGAATGCATTAACTAA